One segment of Octopus sinensis unplaced genomic scaffold, ASM634580v1 Contig16297, whole genome shotgun sequence DNA contains the following:
- the LOC115230747 gene encoding uncharacterized protein LOC115230747: MELGKWVLSVNVNKTEITEIKREDDTTHKRWRHTNKLGSLLGDAEDVLRRKTLANSAMAKLKKGWLRAKGLGVGIRCRLYNAFVKPILLYNAGTWGCSFNDLRKLDSFHRRQLRSLLGMEWPRRISTNGIYNKCMCSCISEDVVDARWRLFGHVLRMNPDAPANKAMEDYFDRCDIPFRGRPRSTLPTALNKDLTRVRKNLKTGGRSGRIEITRTRQRKMEKLTLNIVTLSVAHAGL; this comes from the coding sequence ATGGAACTTGGGAAATGGGTCCTCAGCGTAAATGTGAACAAAACTGAGATTACGGAAATCAAAAGAGAAGATGATACTACCCATAAAAGATGGAGACACACTAATAAGCTTGGATCCCTACTGGGAGACGCTGAAGATGTACTAAGGAGGAAAACACTGGCGAATTCGGCAATGGCGAAACTGAAAAAAGGATGGCTAAGAGCCAAAGGACTTGGAGTTGGCATCAGATGCAGGCTCTACAACGCGTTTGTGAAACCGATCTTGCTGTACAACGCTGGGACATGGGGATGTTCCTTCAACGATCTACGGAAACTGGACTCATTCCATAGAAGGCAACTAAGAAGCTTACTCGGAATGGAGTGGCCACGTCGAATATCAACCAATGGTATCTACAACAAGTGTATGTGCTCCTGCATCAGCGAGGATGTGGTAGATGCCCGGTGGAGGCTATTCGGGCATGTACTAAGAATGAACCCGGACGCACCCGCTAACAAAGCGATGGAAGACTACTTCGACAGATGCGACATACCCTTCCGCGGACGACCTAGATCGACACTTCCAACTGCCTTAAACAAAGACCTAACTCGAGTGAGGAAAAACCTAAAGACGGGGGGACGATCTGGACGAATTGAGATCACTCGCACACGACAGAGGAAAATGGAAAAACTAACCTTAAATATCGTTACATTGAGTGTTGCACATGCGGGGCTATAA